From Moraxella sp. K1664, one genomic window encodes:
- a CDS encoding IS3 family transposase, translating into MQELRHKHKLADLLAVSNLPRSVFYYHIRQSTKPDKDLDLKEHINHIYHQHKGRYGYRRITSELNNQLAQKGMVINHKRVQRLMAKLGLKALVRRQRKFNTYKGTMGKDTIQDNILKRDFKADKPNQKWATDITEFKVQDKANDGSVIQRKLYLSPIIDLFNGEIVSYTMKDRPTYELVKEMLNDALSKLSQEKMDDKPIIHSDQGWHYQMHQYQQTLKEQGLTQSMSRKGNCLDNAVIESFFGTLKQEIFYETTTFTSTDELKQVIDEYIHYYNHDRIKSKLKGLSPVKYRNLVQLGLIQPLATT; encoded by the coding sequence ATCCAAGAATTAAGGCATAAGCACAAACTTGCTGACTTATTGGCAGTGTCAAACTTGCCAAGAAGTGTGTTTTATTACCACATTCGTCAAAGTACAAAGCCTGACAAAGACCTTGACTTAAAAGAACACATTAACCACATCTACCACCAACACAAGGGCAGGTATGGTTATCGTAGAATCACATCAGAGCTTAACAATCAGCTTGCCCAAAAAGGCATGGTCATTAATCATAAACGAGTGCAACGACTGATGGCTAAACTTGGACTCAAAGCATTGGTTCGTCGTCAACGTAAGTTTAATACTTACAAAGGCACAATGGGCAAAGATACCATTCAGGACAATATACTCAAAAGAGACTTTAAAGCAGACAAACCCAATCAAAAGTGGGCAACAGACATCACAGAGTTTAAAGTACAAGACAAGGCAAATGATGGCAGTGTCATTCAAAGAAAACTCTACCTATCGCCCATCATCGACTTGTTTAATGGTGAGATTGTCAGTTATACGATGAAGGACAGACCAACGTATGAGTTGGTCAAAGAGATGTTAAATGATGCCCTATCCAAGCTAAGCCAAGAAAAGATGGATGACAAACCCATCATTCATTCAGACCAAGGCTGGCACTATCAAATGCACCAGTATCAACAAACCCTAAAAGAACAAGGCTTAACCCAAAGCATGTCAAGAAAAGGCAATTGTTTGGATAATGCTGTGATAGAGAGCTTCTTTGGTACGCTAAAACAAGAGATATTTTATGAGACAACCACATTTACATCAACAGATGAACTTAAACAAGTGATTGATGAGTACATACACTACTACAATCATGATAGAATAAAGAGCAAATTAAAAGGACTAAGTCCTGTTAAGTACAGAAACTTAGTCCAATTAGGGTTAATACAACCACTTGCAACAACCTAA
- a CDS encoding helix-turn-helix domain-containing protein yields MAKYTTDFKLSVIGYYLNHHGYKQTAKHFNLNHTTVELWVKLYQAHGIDGIKRRHTKAVYDTDFKLNAVQAIQQGKSLTQLAIELNLPQPSLLSTWLKSYQAFGIMGLIPKPKGKKAMSNKHNANKTKSTWKTKQDHEKSVDDLLDELAYLRAENDYLKKLDALIRQKEQSVQTKNKS; encoded by the coding sequence ATGGCAAAATACACAACCGACTTTAAACTGTCTGTGATTGGGTATTATCTTAATCATCATGGCTACAAACAAACCGCCAAACACTTTAATCTAAACCACACAACCGTAGAGCTATGGGTTAAACTCTATCAAGCACATGGCATTGATGGCATAAAAAGACGACACACAAAGGCTGTCTATGACACAGATTTTAAGCTTAATGCCGTTCAAGCCATACAACAGGGCAAATCGCTTACACAACTTGCCATAGAGCTTAATCTGCCACAACCTTCTTTACTGTCAACTTGGTTAAAGTCCTACCAAGCCTTTGGTATAATGGGACTAATACCCAAACCCAAAGGCAAAAAAGCAATGTCAAACAAACACAACGCTAATAAAACCAAATCAACTTGGAAAACCAAACAAGACCACGAAAAAAGTGTGGATGATTTGCTTGATGAACTTGCCTATCTTAGAGCAGAGAATGACTATCTAAAAAAGCTAGATGCCTTAATTCGTCAAAAGGAACAATCAGTACAAACAAAGAACAAGTCCTGA
- a CDS encoding alanine/glycine:cation symporter family protein: MIEWFNSLINWGVSLIWGNGDWLIAGNPWYGLIVFLLVGGGIYFTIATRFAQFRYFGHLWKLLRVSGQGGRSGGISSYEALMTSLAARVGTGNLAGVAIAIYLGGAGAVFWMWVTAILGMATSFIESALAQAYKVPHTDNVFRGGPAYYIQAGLGQRWLAIIFSVCLLIAFGLAFNGVQANTIAQASLEAFNIPPWVTGLFLVILVAPVVFGGMRSVAKVAGKIVPIMAILYVLLALFIIISNITQFPAAIAIIFKSAFGFEQAAGGVLGYTVASAMINGIKRGLFSNEAGMGSAPNAAATAQTYPNHPAVQGFMQMLGVFMDTIVICTATASIIILSGVVDPNSEQTGIQLTQLALSQYVGQFGVVFVAVAIFFFSFTTIIANYSYGESNIEFLSGQKNAKPAMMGLRIALLVMVFVGSVADLKTVWNFADLTMGIMAVINLIAIVWLSPVALRVLKDYERQIKSGVDLKDISFDPDLFPKLKTEADRTAWKD; this comes from the coding sequence ATGATTGAGTGGTTTAACAGTCTCATCAATTGGGGCGTAAGCCTGATTTGGGGCAATGGCGATTGGCTGATAGCGGGCAATCCTTGGTATGGTCTTATTGTGTTTTTGTTGGTCGGTGGGGGCATTTATTTTACCATTGCCACTCGCTTTGCTCAGTTTCGCTATTTTGGACATCTGTGGAAACTGCTTAGGGTGTCAGGGCAAGGCGGTCGCTCGGGCGGTATCAGCTCGTACGAAGCCTTGATGACATCGCTGGCAGCACGGGTCGGTACAGGTAACCTTGCAGGGGTTGCCATCGCCATTTATTTAGGGGGTGCTGGGGCGGTATTTTGGATGTGGGTTACAGCCATTTTGGGGATGGCAACAAGCTTTATTGAGTCTGCTCTTGCTCAGGCTTATAAAGTCCCCCACACTGACAACGTCTTTCGTGGTGGCCCTGCCTACTACATTCAAGCAGGGTTGGGGCAACGCTGGCTTGCTATTATCTTTTCGGTGTGCCTGCTCATTGCCTTTGGACTTGCCTTTAATGGTGTGCAAGCCAATACCATCGCTCAGGCAAGTCTGGAAGCCTTTAACATCCCCCCTTGGGTAACGGGGCTATTTTTAGTGATTTTGGTCGCTCCTGTGGTTTTTGGGGGCATGCGTTCAGTTGCTAAGGTGGCAGGTAAGATTGTGCCAATCATGGCGATTTTATACGTTTTGCTGGCTTTGTTTATCATTATTAGCAACATCACCCAGTTTCCTGCCGCCATTGCCATCATCTTCAAATCCGCCTTTGGATTTGAACAGGCCGCAGGTGGGGTCTTAGGCTATACCGTTGCATCAGCCATGATTAATGGCATAAAACGTGGTCTGTTCTCCAACGAAGCGGGCATGGGTTCTGCTCCCAACGCCGCTGCAACCGCTCAGACTTATCCCAATCACCCTGCTGTACAAGGTTTCATGCAAATGCTTGGGGTGTTTATGGATACCATCGTCATCTGTACCGCTACCGCCTCCATCATCATCTTATCTGGTGTGGTTGACCCAAACTCTGAGCAGACGGGCATTCAACTTACCCAACTTGCCCTGTCGCAATATGTGGGGCAATTTGGCGTGGTGTTTGTGGCGGTGGCGATTTTCTTTTTTTCGTTCACCACCATCATCGCCAATTATAGCTATGGCGAGAGCAACATTGAGTTTTTATCTGGTCAAAAAAACGCCAAGCCTGCCATGATGGGGCTACGCATCGCCCTGCTTGTCATGGTCTTTGTGGGGTCTGTTGCCGACCTAAAAACGGTTTGGAACTTTGCTGACTTGACGATGGGCATCATGGCAGTTATTAACCTTATCGCCATTGTGTGGCTATCGCCTGTGGCACTGCGTGTCCTAAAAGACTATGAACGTCAAATCAAGTCAGGTGTTGACCTAAAAGACATCAGCTTTGACCCCGACCTGTTTCCTAAGCTTAAAACCGAAGCAGACAGAACAGCATGGAAGGATTGA
- a CDS encoding IS3 family transposase → MSTNKEQVLIIQELRHKHKLADLLAVSNLPRSVFYYHIRQSTKPDKDLDLKEHINHIYHQHKGRYGYRRITSELNNQLAQKGMVINHKRVQRLMAKLGLKALVRRQRKFNTYKGTMGKDTIQDNILKRDFKADKPNQKWATDITEFKVQDKANDGSVIQRKLYLSPIIDLFNGEIVSYTMKDRPTYELVKEMLNDALSKLSQEKMDDKPIIHSDQGWHYQMHQYQQTLKEQGLTQSMSRKGNCLDNAVIESFFGTLKQEIFYETTTFTSTDELKQVIDEYIHYYNHDRIKSKLKGLSPVKYRNLVQLGLIQPLATT, encoded by the coding sequence ATCAGTACAAACAAAGAACAAGTCCTGATCATCCAAGAATTAAGGCATAAGCACAAACTTGCTGACTTATTGGCAGTGTCAAACTTGCCAAGAAGTGTGTTTTATTACCACATTCGTCAAAGTACAAAGCCTGACAAAGACCTTGACTTAAAAGAACACATTAACCACATCTACCACCAACACAAGGGCAGGTATGGTTATCGTAGAATCACATCAGAGCTTAACAATCAGCTTGCCCAAAAAGGCATGGTCATTAATCATAAACGAGTGCAACGACTGATGGCTAAACTTGGACTCAAAGCATTGGTTCGTCGTCAACGTAAGTTTAATACTTACAAAGGCACAATGGGCAAAGATACCATTCAGGACAATATACTCAAAAGAGACTTTAAAGCAGACAAACCCAATCAAAAGTGGGCAACAGACATCACCGAGTTTAAAGTACAAGACAAGGCAAATGATGGCAGTGTCATTCAAAGAAAACTCTACCTATCGCCCATCATCGACTTGTTTAATGGTGAGATTGTCAGTTATACGATGAAGGACAGACCAACGTATGAGTTGGTCAAAGAGATGTTAAATGATGCCCTATCCAAGCTAAGCCAAGAAAAGATGGATGACAAACCCATCATTCATTCAGACCAAGGCTGGCACTATCAAATGCACCAGTATCAACAAACCCTAAAAGAACAAGGCTTAACCCAAAGCATGTCAAGAAAAGGCAATTGTTTGGATAATGCTGTGATAGAGAGCTTCTTTGGTACGCTAAAACAAGAGATATTTTATGAGACAACCACATTTACATCAACAGATGAACTTAAACAAGTGATTGATGAGTACATACACTACTACAATCATGATAGAATAAAGAGCAAATTAAAAGGACTAAGTCCTGTTAAGTACAGAAACTTAGTCCAATTAGGGTTAATACAACCACTTGCAACAACCTAA
- a CDS encoding ferredoxin--NADP reductase, whose translation MSDQHATPITVLSKTVWSPTLFSFTTTRPDGFRFDAGQFARLGINPSELANAKNAPDERIFRAYSVASSPYDEQLEFFSVVVPDGAFTSQLQHLTVGDTLYLNPEPFGFSTLARYQEPAPKDLWLLATGTGLAPFLSMLGDLTTWQNYSDIVLVYSARTQAELAYLDKIHELNQQFSELTDNPAKLHFVPIITREKVENCLNARIPALIDSGELENFVGLNLNPATSHVMLCGNPQMVDDTKESLKNKGLAMNRRGVGNIAVENYW comes from the coding sequence ATGTCCGACCAACACGCCACCCCCATTACCGTACTTTCCAAGACCGTCTGGTCACCCACGCTGTTTAGCTTTACCACAACACGCCCAGATGGATTTCGTTTTGATGCAGGGCAATTTGCCCGTTTGGGCATCAACCCCAGCGAGCTTGCCAATGCCAAAAACGCCCCCGATGAGCGGATTTTTCGTGCTTATTCGGTAGCGTCAAGCCCCTATGATGAGCAGTTGGAATTTTTCTCGGTGGTCGTGCCTGACGGGGCGTTTACCAGTCAATTACAGCATTTGACGGTGGGCGATACGCTCTATCTTAACCCCGAGCCGTTTGGTTTTTCAACCCTTGCTCGCTACCAAGAACCTGCCCCAAAGGATTTGTGGCTACTGGCAACAGGCACGGGACTTGCTCCATTTTTATCCATGCTTGGCGATTTGACCACTTGGCAAAATTACAGCGACATCGTACTGGTGTACAGTGCCAGAACGCAAGCAGAACTTGCCTATCTTGATAAAATTCATGAATTAAATCAGCAGTTTAGCGAACTGACCGACAACCCAGCTAAACTCCATTTTGTGCCGATTATCACTCGTGAAAAAGTGGAAAACTGCCTAAATGCTCGCATTCCTGCTTTGATAGACAGTGGCGAACTTGAAAATTTTGTCGGTTTAAACTTAAATCCTGCCACTTCTCATGTCATGCTCTGTGGCAATCCGCAGATGGTGGACGACACCAAAGAAAGTTTAAAAAACAAAGGTTTGGCGATGAACCGTAGGGGCGTGGGTAATATTGCAGTGGAGAATTATTGGTAG
- the nuoL gene encoding NADH-quinone oxidoreductase subunit L: protein MNLLALTFIFPLIGFLILTMGQGRIGEKPATIIGVGAMGLSAVCAFVSIFGFLTKGQQAMSVPLWTWLSVGDFAPKFGLYLDGLSVTMMGVITGVGFLIHLFASWYMKGEAGFARFFSYLNLFVASMLMLVLADNLLLVYLGWEGVGICSYLLIGFYYQNRANGRAAIKAFTVTRVGDVFLAIGLFLLFVVFGTLDMTAINAKADAMFAVNDPMLLLIVAMLIGGAFGKSAQIPLHTWLADAMAGPTPVSALIHAATMVTAGVYLIARMHPLFVLTPEMLLYWVGGIGALSMLVASFCALAQTDIKRVLAYSTMSQLGYMFIALGVGAWQVAIFHLMTHAFFKALLFLASGAVIISTHHEQNIFKMGGLRHKIPLVFWSFVAGGGALVALPFVTVGFYSKEAILWETYATGHMSLFWAGVFGAFLTAVYTFRLIYLVFFGEQKTHGEPLKGISYALPLMVLLVLSTGIGAWIHPPLANVLPASVGSTLTDGKHTAEIIAVGVTALGLAMAYFLYVLDKGKILTKWTNSAFGGACTYWCYHGLGFDALYDIVFVKPFLAICKFLKKDPVDKLWHILPFGVKLGNKLLVKTQTGRLGTHAVSFGVGLAVVLILAMMMVV, encoded by the coding sequence ATGAATTTGTTAGCATTGACCTTTATTTTCCCTTTAATTGGATTTTTGATATTGACCATGGGGCAAGGCAGAATTGGCGAAAAACCTGCTACCATCATTGGGGTGGGGGCGATGGGGCTGTCGGCTGTGTGTGCCTTTGTCAGTATTTTTGGGTTTTTGACAAAAGGGCAACAGGCGATGTCTGTGCCACTTTGGACATGGCTGTCGGTGGGCGATTTTGCCCCTAAATTTGGGCTGTATCTTGATGGATTGTCTGTTACCATGATGGGCGTGATTACAGGCGTGGGCTTTTTGATTCATCTGTTTGCCAGTTGGTACATGAAAGGTGAGGCAGGATTTGCCCGTTTTTTTAGTTATCTGAATTTATTTGTGGCAAGCATGCTCATGCTTGTGCTTGCTGATAACCTTTTGCTCGTGTATTTGGGCTGGGAGGGTGTGGGCATTTGCTCATATTTGTTAATTGGCTTTTATTATCAAAACCGAGCCAATGGGCGGGCAGCGATAAAGGCATTTACTGTAACCCGTGTGGGCGATGTGTTTTTGGCGATTGGGCTGTTTTTACTGTTTGTTGTATTTGGTACGCTTGATATGACCGCCATCAATGCCAAAGCAGATGCCATGTTTGCTGTTAATGACCCCATGCTACTGCTCATCGTGGCAATGCTTATCGGTGGGGCGTTTGGTAAATCGGCTCAAATTCCTTTGCATACTTGGCTTGCCGATGCCATGGCGGGCCCGACACCTGTGTCGGCTCTGATTCACGCTGCCACCATGGTAACGGCAGGGGTGTATCTGATTGCTCGTATGCACCCGCTGTTTGTGCTGACCCCTGAAATGCTCCTATATTGGGTGGGGGGTATCGGTGCGTTGTCCATGCTTGTGGCGAGCTTTTGTGCGTTGGCACAGACCGACATCAAGCGTGTGCTTGCTTACTCTACCATGAGCCAGCTTGGTTATATGTTCATCGCTTTGGGCGTGGGGGCGTGGCAGGTGGCGATTTTTCACTTGATGACGCACGCATTTTTTAAGGCGTTATTATTCCTAGCCAGTGGGGCGGTGATTATTTCCACTCATCATGAGCAAAATATCTTTAAGATGGGTGGTCTGCGTCATAAAATTCCCCTTGTGTTTTGGTCATTTGTGGCAGGTGGTGGGGCGTTGGTTGCCTTGCCTTTTGTAACGGTTGGCTTTTATTCCAAAGAAGCGATTTTGTGGGAGACTTATGCCACAGGACACATGAGTCTGTTTTGGGCGGGCGTGTTTGGGGCGTTTTTGACGGCTGTTTATACTTTCCGTTTGATTTATCTTGTGTTCTTTGGAGAGCAAAAAACGCATGGTGAGCCTTTAAAAGGAATAAGTTACGCCTTGCCTTTGATGGTGCTACTTGTGCTATCGACAGGGATTGGGGCGTGGATTCACCCGCCTTTGGCAAATGTCCTGCCAGCGAGCGTGGGTAGCACCCTAACAGACGGCAAGCATACTGCTGAGATTATCGCGGTGGGCGTAACCGCACTTGGCTTGGCGATGGCGTACTTTTTGTATGTGCTTGACAAGGGTAAGATTTTGACAAAATGGACAAATTCTGCCTTTGGTGGGGCGTGTACTTATTGGTGCTATCACGGGCTGGGCTTTGATGCTCTTTATGATATTGTATTTGTTAAGCCGTTTTTGGCAATTTGCAAATTCCTAAAAAAAGACCCTGTGGACAAGCTGTGGCATATCCTGCCCTTTGGGGTCAAACTTGGCAACAAGCTGTTGGTAAAAACCCAAACAGGGCGACTTGGCACGCACGCTGTGAGCTTTGGCGTGGGGCTTGCTGTGGTACTAATCTTGGCAATGATGATGGTGGTATAA
- a CDS encoding NADH-quinone oxidoreductase subunit N: MSVSIEFSSLLPLLPAMILGVAVLVVMLTIAIKRSHSLIVGLTALGLNGALAVLLLQFFEKLPTHVNRGDVMGLFLVDGFALFNSLIIIVSALACVTLSYRYFQSFNNNKEELYLLLLTSTLGAVLMTSAHHFASFFVSLELLSVPMYGMLSFAYLKQKSLESGLKYLILSATASATLLMGMALIFAATGELGFTHLGEALMAGFGILPLFVVGAVMMVAAVAFKLSLAPFHAWAGDVYQGSPAPVTAFLASVGKVAVVALTVRFLLTSAAPAISAIDAILVAIVGVSIMAGNLLALTQTNLKRLLAFSSVAHMGYVLIPLIATGATADADSVISMYVLIYALSSVGAFGVIVLMTGAYGETDRNRATQEIEDEADSMAVYQGLFWRRPVLTAVLTVMILSMAGMPLTAGFITKMQVLFAAVQGGRFELAFMVVLGSAIGLYYYLKVLLIMFKRPMTIVPFDVPNDWRVKAGGLVLILITAFIFVMGILPNTLFKMAILAILG, encoded by the coding sequence ATGAGTGTATCTATTGAGTTTTCGTCTTTGCTCCCGTTGCTCCCTGCCATGATATTGGGCGTGGCGGTGCTTGTGGTCATGCTTACTATCGCCATCAAACGCTCACACAGTCTGATTGTTGGCTTGACTGCCCTTGGACTAAATGGGGCGTTGGCGGTGCTACTGTTGCAGTTTTTTGAAAAATTGCCCACTCATGTCAATCGGGGCGATGTCATGGGGCTGTTTTTGGTGGACGGCTTTGCCTTGTTTAATAGCCTTATCATCATCGTTTCGGCTTTGGCGTGTGTTACGTTATCGTATCGCTATTTTCAAAGTTTTAATAACAACAAAGAAGAGCTGTATCTGCTTCTTTTGACAAGTACGCTTGGGGCGGTTTTGATGACATCGGCTCATCATTTTGCTTCTTTCTTTGTGTCATTGGAGCTTTTGTCTGTGCCTATGTATGGTATGCTAAGTTTTGCTTACCTAAAACAAAAGTCCTTAGAATCGGGGCTAAAATACCTGATTTTATCGGCCACTGCTTCGGCGACTTTACTCATGGGTATGGCACTGATTTTTGCAGCAACAGGTGAGCTTGGCTTTACCCATCTTGGAGAGGCTTTGATGGCAGGTTTTGGGATACTGCCTTTGTTTGTGGTTGGGGCGGTCATGATGGTGGCAGCGGTTGCTTTTAAGTTATCGCTTGCGCCATTTCATGCGTGGGCAGGCGATGTCTATCAAGGTTCTCCTGCCCCTGTTACGGCATTTTTGGCAAGCGTGGGCAAGGTGGCGGTGGTTGCCCTTACCGTGCGTTTTTTGCTGACGAGTGCAGCTCCTGCCATATCAGCTATTGATGCGATATTGGTTGCCATTGTTGGGGTGTCTATCATGGCAGGGAACTTGCTTGCTCTGACTCAAACCAACCTAAAACGCCTGCTTGCGTTCTCATCTGTGGCACATATGGGTTATGTGCTGATTCCTCTCATCGCCACAGGGGCAACGGCAGATGCTGACAGTGTGATCAGTATGTATGTGCTTATCTATGCCTTATCCTCTGTTGGGGCATTTGGGGTGATTGTGCTGATGACAGGAGCGTACGGTGAAACCGACCGCAATAGAGCAACCCAAGAGATAGAAGATGAAGCGGACAGCATGGCGGTTTATCAAGGGTTGTTTTGGCGAAGACCTGTGCTGACAGCGGTTTTGACGGTGATGATTCTGTCCATGGCAGGCATGCCACTTACCGCAGGATTTATCACCAAAATGCAGGTGCTGTTCGCTGCCGTTCAAGGTGGGCGATTTGAACTTGCCTTTATGGTGGTTTTGGGCAGTGCCATCGGACTTTATTATTATCTAAAAGTGCTGCTTATCATGTTCAAACGCCCAATGACCATCGTGCCTTTTGATGTACCCAATGATTGGCGTGTTAAGGCAGGGGGGCTTGTACTGATTCTTATCACGGCATTTATTTTTGTGATGGGGATTTTGCCAAACACGCTCTTTAAAATGGCAATTTTGGCAATTTTGGGGTAA
- the nuoM gene encoding NADH-quinone oxidoreductase subunit M, whose protein sequence is MIEQTWLLPSLIAIPLIAGFLCWLFEKKDARLPRWVALIGMTLTFVLSLVLYAKGDFGVLNASTDSSLPWAATFEVPWIPAFGIKFALAMDGLSLLMIVLTAFLGIMAVGCSWGEIKHRVGFFHLNLLWSLGGVIGVFLAIDLFLFFFFWEMMLLPIYFLIALWGHDVRDTNGNIIKPKSAAATKFFIYTQASGLIMFIGISMLVLINFAQKGVLSFHYEDLLGTYLGKYEYLIMLCFFVGFAVKLPVFPLHGWLPDAHAQAPTAGSVDLAGILIKTAAFGLLRFVIPLFPNASAEFAPIAITLGMIGVFYGAFLAFAQTDIKRLLAYTSVSHMGFVVLAIYAGTLVSLQGLMVQMLAHGLSSAALFIMAGQIYERLHTRDMTVMGGMWGQFRRLAPFMMFFCAALLGIPGTGNFIGEILILMGSFKAYPVISVLLTVSFVWAGLYALILIHKALFGDNTTPHLHALYKAKDDTAKPLRDLGRRELSLLGVLVVGLVWLGLYPQPVLNKSEQAMSYISTKMPDRYSDVDTAIAGLKGNQKPISPEIVPQVIEINQGGN, encoded by the coding sequence ATGATAGAGCAAACATGGCTTTTGCCAAGTCTAATTGCAATCCCGTTGATTGCAGGATTTTTGTGTTGGTTATTTGAAAAAAAGGACGCACGACTGCCCAGATGGGTGGCACTTATTGGCATGACATTGACCTTTGTGCTGTCGCTCGTGCTGTATGCCAAAGGCGACTTTGGGGTGTTAAATGCCAGCACCGACAGCAGTCTGCCTTGGGCGGCAACCTTTGAAGTGCCTTGGATACCTGCCTTTGGTATCAAATTCGCCTTGGCGATGGACGGCTTGTCTTTACTCATGATTGTCTTGACGGCATTTTTGGGTATCATGGCGGTGGGCTGTTCGTGGGGCGAGATTAAGCACCGTGTGGGATTTTTTCACCTAAACCTACTGTGGTCGTTGGGCGGTGTCATCGGTGTCTTTTTGGCGATTGATTTGTTTTTGTTTTTCTTTTTTTGGGAAATGATGCTGCTGCCCATCTACTTTTTGATTGCCCTATGGGGGCATGATGTGCGTGATACTAATGGCAATATCATCAAGCCAAAATCGGCTGCCGCCACCAAGTTTTTTATTTATACCCAAGCGTCTGGGCTTATCATGTTCATTGGTATCAGTATGCTTGTGCTTATCAATTTTGCCCAAAAAGGCGTGCTAAGTTTTCATTATGAAGACCTGCTTGGTACGTATCTTGGCAAATATGAATACCTGATTATGCTGTGCTTTTTTGTGGGCTTTGCGGTCAAATTGCCTGTTTTTCCATTACACGGCTGGCTACCTGATGCCCATGCCCAAGCCCCAACGGCAGGTTCGGTGGACTTGGCAGGGATTTTGATTAAGACGGCGGCGTTTGGTTTGCTTCGCTTTGTGATTCCGCTTTTTCCAAATGCGTCTGCCGAGTTTGCTCCCATTGCCATCACGCTTGGCATGATTGGGGTGTTTTATGGGGCGTTTTTGGCGTTTGCCCAGACCGATATCAAGCGACTGCTCGCTTATACCAGTGTGTCGCATATGGGTTTTGTCGTGCTTGCCATTTATGCTGGCACACTGGTATCGTTGCAAGGTTTGATGGTGCAAATGCTTGCTCACGGTTTATCAAGTGCAGCACTGTTTATTATGGCAGGTCAAATTTATGAGCGTTTGCACACTCGTGATATGACGGTCATGGGTGGTATGTGGGGACAGTTTCGCCGCCTTGCTCCGTTTATGATGTTCTTTTGTGCCGCCCTTTTGGGTATCCCTGGTACGGGCAACTTCATTGGCGAGATTTTGATTTTGATGGGGTCGTTCAAGGCGTATCCTGTCATCAGCGTGCTATTGACCGTGAGTTTTGTGTGGGCGGGGCTGTATGCACTGATTTTGATTCACAAGGCGTTGTTTGGCGACAACACCACGCCCCATCTGCACGCCTTATACAAGGCAAAAGACGACACCGCCAAGCCTTTGCGTGATTTGGGCAGGCGAGAGCTGTCTTTGCTTGGTGTGCTTGTGGTAGGGCTTGTTTGGCTTGGGCTGTATCCACAACCCGTCCTAAACAAATCCGAGCAAGCAATGAGCTATATCAGCACCAAAATGCCCGATAGATATTCGGACGTGGATACCGCCATTGCAGGGCTAAAAGGCAATCAAAAGCCCATCTCGCCAGAAATTGTGCCGCAAGTCATTGAAATTAACCAAGGGGGCAACTAA